From Zingiber officinale cultivar Zhangliang chromosome 5B, Zo_v1.1, whole genome shotgun sequence, the proteins below share one genomic window:
- the LOC121985398 gene encoding abscisic stress-ripening protein 5-like, which produces MSEEKPRHHLFHHHKEEEQPAEDVPYSDQPAENFSYLDQPAENLSYSEQPAEDVPYSDQLAEDAVYSEPPADDAAGYTKSTFTTDSTSDDYDNYKDEEKQHKHKEHLGEMGAIAAGAFALYEKHEAKKDPEHAHRHKIEEEVAAAAAVGSGGYAFHEHHEKKESEEEAEEASGKKHHHLF; this is translated from the exons ATGTCGGAGGAGAAGCCCCGCCACCACCTCTTCCACCACCAcaaggaggaggagcagcccgcCGAGGACGTGCCCTACTCCGATCAGCCCGCCGAGAACTTTTCCTACTTGGATCAGCCCGCCGAGAACTTGTCCTACTCGGAACAGCCCGCCGAGGACGTGCCCTACTCCGATCAGCTAGCCGAGGACGCGGTCTACTCGGAACCGCCCGCCGATGATGCCGCCGGCTACACTAAGAGCACCTTCACCACCGACTCCACCTCCGACGACTACGACAATTACAAGGATGAGGAGAAGCAGCACAAGCACAAGGAGCACCTCGGCGAGATGGGAGCCATCGCCGCCGGCGCCTTCGCCTTG TACGAGAAGCACGAGGCGAAGAAGGACCCTGAGCACGCGCACAGGCACAAGATAGAGGAGGAGGTGGCGGCGGCAGCGGCGGTGGGAAGCGGAGGCTACGCCTTCCACGAGCACCATGAGAAGAAGGAATCCGAGGAGGAGGCGGAGGAAGCAAGTGGGAAGAAGCACCATCATCTCTTCTAA